In Paenibacillus larvae subsp. larvae, the following proteins share a genomic window:
- a CDS encoding S-Ena type endospore appendage, with protein sequence MFVVVHSAQFLIQGKRGGSWLYGKELQPKKNIECNCICHFKKRKQIKKCPRHSRTRKTLIKKLICIHRCVPINQKCDDTTTQTYFYVASNSNIKNPSGTITIINNSKSCTMHITVSNSVNGHEEIDVAPNSSFTAIVANIESVKILCKGQSNNDLYCTGSMQLDIHYTLMF encoded by the coding sequence GCTCAATTCCTCATACAAGGTAAGAGGGGGGGAAGCTGGCTTTATGGAAAAGAACTGCAACCGAAAAAAAACATAGAATGTAATTGTATTTGTCACTTCAAAAAGAGAAAACAGATTAAAAAATGCCCCCGGCATTCAAGGACAAGAAAAACATTAATCAAAAAACTTATTTGTATACACAGATGTGTCCCCATTAACCAAAAATGTGATGACACTACGACTCAAACGTATTTTTATGTCGCGTCGAATTCCAACATAAAAAATCCTTCGGGAACCATCACAATAATAAACAATAGTAAGTCCTGTACAATGCACATTACCGTAAGCAATTCGGTCAATGGTCATGAAGAAATTGATGTAGCTCCGAATTCATCGTTTACTGCAATTGTCGCAAATATAGAATCCGTAAAAATTTTATGTAAGGGTCAATCAAATAATGATTTATATTGTACTGGTTCTATGCAGTTGGATATCCATTACACTTTAATGTTCTAA
- a CDS encoding transcriptional regulator, which produces MADSIENTDIKLSLYGLIIEYTRNHGIMPTFAKALYKKYMIERNDFTKLDESYQFGKKVLDYTNFLDSNDQIKLNYALSVHAYSLMDYCSAIELGMYVAEHGKGEYQAHAIYNVCSAYYHRKQYDMCQLYLKKYSQFTYPFVPNNVKLMIAFINGKTGNIDLAISELNSYLQQPCAYTLTSAVTELLDLYLYKKDLDVGWLFQYEDLMTETTQKDYATPYIKSKFAYYFRLKGKLLKHKNQVSLAIDSYLKSSSEYIKIGHYKEASISLLLVLQTMFNDNKINHEIVQKANSLMNFLNSK; this is translated from the coding sequence TTGGCAGATTCTATAGAGAATACCGATATTAAACTATCTCTATATGGTCTAATCATTGAATACACGCGCAATCATGGCATTATGCCTACATTTGCAAAAGCTCTGTACAAAAAGTACATGATCGAACGAAATGATTTTACTAAATTAGATGAGTCATATCAGTTTGGAAAAAAAGTGTTGGATTACACAAACTTTTTGGATAGTAACGACCAAATAAAGCTTAATTACGCACTCAGTGTACACGCCTATAGTCTTATGGATTATTGTAGTGCGATTGAGCTAGGCATGTACGTAGCAGAACACGGTAAAGGGGAATACCAAGCACATGCTATATACAATGTGTGTAGTGCTTATTATCACCGAAAACAATATGACATGTGCCAATTGTATCTAAAGAAGTACAGTCAGTTTACATATCCGTTTGTTCCCAACAATGTTAAATTAATGATTGCTTTTATTAATGGAAAAACGGGGAACATTGACTTGGCTATTTCAGAACTAAATAGCTATTTGCAGCAACCATGCGCTTACACTCTCACTAGTGCTGTTACTGAATTATTAGACTTGTATCTTTACAAAAAAGATCTAGATGTGGGGTGGCTTTTCCAATACGAAGATCTGATGACGGAAACAACCCAAAAGGACTACGCTACTCCTTATATAAAGTCCAAATTCGCTTACTATTTCCGACTTAAAGGAAAATTGCTAAAACACAAAAATCAAGTAAGCTTGGCAATTGATAGCTATTTAAAGAGTTCATCAGAATATATCAAAATTGGTCATTATAAAGAAGCTTCTATTTCATTATTATTGGTTTTACAAACCATGTTTAATGACAATAAGATAAACCACGAAATTGTCCAAAAAGCTAATTCATTAATGAATTTTTTAAATTCTAAATAA